One window of Alosa sapidissima isolate fAloSap1 chromosome 21, fAloSap1.pri, whole genome shotgun sequence genomic DNA carries:
- the gnb3b gene encoding guanine nucleotide-binding protein G(I)/G(S)/G(T) subunit beta-3b: MGEVEQLKKEAEALRAQIETARKGVADTTMESAASGVAPAPRIQPRARRTLKGHTAKIYALYWALDNKLMISGSQDGKLIVWDTHAGNLANCIPLKSAWVMTVSFSPSAGLVASGGLDNMCTIYNISGEKPKTLRELDGHDGYLACARFLSETEILTASGDQTCGLWDLETGKQKVQFLNHVGDCMCLALSPDQNQFISGACDSLAKLWDVRDGQCRQTFQGHTSDVNTIAFFPNGHAVITGSDDCTLRMFDLRADQEVICYQNAQPTAGVTSLALSLSGRLLFAGYDDFNCNIWDTLKGEKVGVLAGHDNRVSCVGIPSDGLAVSTGSWDSFLKVWN, from the exons ATGGGTGAGGTGGAACAATTGAAAAAGGAGGCTGAGGCCCTCAGAGCTCAGATTGAG ACCGCCCGCAAAGGAGTGGCCGACACAACCATGGAGTCGGCCGCCTCTGGGGTGGCCCCTGCTCCTCGCATCCAACCCCGCGCCAGACGGACCCTCAAAGGCCACACAGCCAAAATCTACGCCCTGTACTGGGCCCTTGACAACAA GCTGATGATCAGTGGCTCACAGGATGGCAAGCTGATCGTTTGGGACACCCATGCTGGAAATCTG GCTAACTGCATACCTCTCAAATCTGCATGGGTCATGActgtctccttctccccctctgcGGGTCTGGTGGCTAGTGGTGGTCTTGACAACATGTGCACTATCTACAACATCTCAGGGGAAAAGCCAAAAACCTTGAGGGAATTGGATGGTCATGATG GTTATCTGGCCTGTGCCCGCTTCTTGAGCGAAACTGAGATCCTTACTGCTTCTGGTGACCAGACCTG TGGTCTTTGGGATCTGGAGACTGGCAAACAGAAGGTACAGTTCCTGAACCATGTGGGAGACTGCATGTGTCTGGCACTCTCCCCTGACCAGAACCAGTTCATCTCTGGGGCCTGTGACTCCCTTGCCAAGCTCTGGGATGTCAGGGATGGCCAGTGCAGGCAGACTTTCCAGGGCCACACCAGTGACGTCAACACCATTGCG TTCTTCCCAAATGGACACGCTGTGATCACAGGCTCGGACGACTGCACCCTGAGGATGTTTGACCTCCGCGCTGACCAGGAAGTCATCTGCTACCAGAACGCCCAGCCAACTGCCGGTGTGACATCACTCGCCCTGTCCCTGTCTGGACGTCTCCTCTTTGCAGGCTACGATGACTTCAACTGCAACATCTGGGATACTCTCAAGGGCGAGAAAGTTG GTGTGCTGGCTGGACATGACAACAGAGTGAGCTGCGTTGGCATCCCAAGTGATGGCCTGGCGGTCAGCACCGGATCCTGGGACAGCTTCCTGAAGGTCTGGAACTGA
- the eno2 gene encoding gamma-enolase — protein MSIVSIVAREILDSRGNPTVEVDLRTEKGVFRAAVPSGASTGIYEALELRDGDKSRYKGKGVLKAVGHINDTLGPALIASGISVEEQEKLDNLMLEMDGTENKSQFGANAILGISLAICKAGAAEKEVPLYRHIADLAGNTELVLPVPAFNVINGGSHAGNKLAMQEFMVLPVGAESFRDALRIGAELYHTLKAVIKDKYGQDAINVGDEGGFAPNILENSEALELLKTAIENAGFTDKIVIGMDVAASEFYREGKYDLDFKSPPDPSRHISADELSEIYQGFVNDYPVVSIEDPFDQDDWAAWTQLTASVGIQVVGDDLTVTNPKRIEKAAEERSCNCLLLKVNQIGSVTEAIQACKLAQANGWGVMVSHRSGETEDTFIADLVVGLCTGQIKTGAPCRSERLAKYNQLMRIEEELGDQARFAGHNFRNPSAL, from the exons ATGTCCATTGTGAGTATCGTTGCCAGGGAGATCCTGGACTCCCGGGGAAACCCCACAGTTGAGGTGGACCTGAGGACTGAAAAAG gtGTTTTCAGGGCCGCAGTGCCCAGTGGAGCATCCACAGGGATCTACGAGGCGCTGGAACTCCGAGATGGGGACAAAAGCCGTTACAAGGGGAAAG GTGTACTGAAGGCTGTCGGTCACATCAATGACACCTTGGGACCTGCACTCATCGCTTCA GGTATCAGTGTGGAGGAACAAGAAAAATTGGACAATCTGATGCTTGAGATGGATGGCACTGAAAACAAAT CTCAGTTTGGCGCTAACGCAATCCTGGGCATCTCGCTCGCCATATGTAAGGCTGGTGCAGCAGAGAAAGAGGTCCCTCTGTATCGCCATATCGCTGACCTGGCAGGAAACACAGAACTAGTGTTGCCAGTACCG gCTTTCAATGTAATCAACGGAGGCTCTCATGCCGGGAATAAGCTGGCCATGCAGGAGTTCATGGTCCTTCCAGTTGGTGCCGAGTCATTCCGTGATGCGCTGCGTATCGGCGCAGAGTTGTATCACACCCTGAAGGCTGTCATCAAAGACAAGTATGGCCAGGATGCCATTAATGTGGGTGATGAAGGTGGCTTTGCACCCAACATCCTGGAGAATAGTGAAG CTCTGGAGCTCCTGAAAACAGCCATAGAGAATGCTGGCTTCACGGATAAGATTGTTATTGGAATGGATGTGGCTGCCTCTGAGTTTTATCGTGAGGGAAAGTACGACCTGGACTTCAAATCTCCGCCTGACCCCAGCAGACACATCAGTGCCGACGAGCTGTCTGAAATCTACCAGGGCTTCGTTAACGATTACCCAG TGGTGTCCATCGAAGACCCCTTCGACCAGGACGACTGGGCCGCCTGGACACAGCTCACAGCCTCTGTGGGGATCCAGGTTGTTGGGGATGACCTGACAGTAACCAACCCAAAGCGGATAGAAAAGGCTGCAGAGGAGCGCTCCTGCAACTGCCTCCTGCTCAAGGTCAACCAGATTGGCTCCGTGACCGAGGCCATTCAAGC GTGTAAGCTTGCTCAAGCCAATGGTTGGGGTGTTATGGTCAGCCATCGCTCTGGAGAGACAGAAGACACTTTCATTGCTGACCTGGTGGTGGGACTCTGCACTGGACAG ATCAAAACTGGTGCTCCTTGTAGATCTGAACGACTGGCCAAGTACAACCAGTTGATGAG GATTGAGGAGGAACTGGGTGACCAGGCTCGTTTCGCTGGCCACAACTTCAGAAACCCCAGCGCCCTGTGA
- the tpi1a gene encoding triosephosphate isomerase A: MAARTFFVGGNWKMNGDKKSLGDLITTLNTAALHDETEVVCGAPTIYLDFARSNLDPRIGVAAQNCYKVAKGAFTGEISPAMIKDCGIDWVILGHSERRHVFGESDELIGQKVAHALENDLGVIACIGEKLEEREAGTTEEVVYAQTQVIADNVKDWSKVVLAYEPVWAIGTGKTATPEQAQEVHEKLRAWIRANISDDVADSVRILYGGSVTGANCKELAGQPDVDGFLVGGASLKPEFVDIINARA; encoded by the exons ATGGCTGCAAGAACATTTTTCGTGGGGGGAAACTGGAAGATGAATGGCGACAAGAAGAGCCTGGGAGACCTCATTACCACGCTCAACACGGCTGCGCTTCATGACGAAACAG AGGTGGTATGTGGAGCTCCAACCATTTATTTGGACTTTGCAAGATCTAACTTGGACCCCAGAATTGGAGTTGCGGCACAGAATTGTTACAAGGTGGCCAAGGGGGCTTTCACCGGAGAGATCAG CCCAGCCATGATTAAAGACTGTGGTATCGACTGGGTCATTCTGGGCCACTCAGAGAGGCGCCATGTTTTTGGGGAGAGTGATGAG CTGATTGGTCAGAAGGTGGCTCATGCTCTAGAGAATGACCTGGGAGTGATCGCCTGCATCGGCGAgaagctggaggagagagaggcgggGACAACAGAGGAAGTTGTCTATGCACAGACCCAAGTCATTGCAG ATAACGTGAAGGACTGGAGCAAGGTAGTGCTGGCTTATGAGCCAGTGTGGGCAATCGGCACAGGGAAGACGGCCACGCCTGAACAG GCTCAGGAGGTACACGAGAAGTTGAGGGCGTGGATCAGGGCCAACATCTCAGACGATGTGGCCGACTCCGTCCGCATTCTTTACGGAG GATCTGTAACTGGGGCCAACTGCAAAGAGCTAGCCGGCCAGCCAGACGTGGATGGCTTTCTTGTAGGCGGAGCCTCCTTGAAGCCCGAGTTTGTCGACATCATCAATGCGCGTGCATAG